TGGGTAAGTACGATTTGATTCATTCAGCTTGTCGCTAATAGAGTGATAATAGGTTTAGGCTCTTGCTTAAGGTAGTTTACAGCGACTTCATTCTTGAGTGAAGTCGCCTCTATTTAGATATTTTCTGGTAGCTTTTCGCCGATAACTACCGGAAGTTCAATGGGTTTACCTTCACGAATAATAGTGATATTTACTTTGTTACCAGGAGTCGTTTCAGCGATTCTATCCATCAACATTTCAACGCCAGGTACGCTTTCTTCAGCATATTGAATAATTACATCTCGAGGGCGCAGTGTCGCTTTAGAAGCTGGACCATTAGGATCAACTCCTGTGACTAACACACCTTTAAGATCGGGCAGGTTTAAGATCTGCGCCATAACAGGGCTGAGCGGCTCACCCGAAATACCTAGGGCACCGCGGATAACGCGGCCATTAGTAATTAATTTACCCATAATGCTATGGGCAAGTTTGATTGGAATGGCAAAGTTAATTCCGTGACCACCACCTTCAGCACCAATTTGGAAAGCTGCGGTATTAATACCAATAAGCTCTCCACCTGTATCAATTAAGGCGCCGCCTGAGTTACCCGCATTAATAGCAGCATCGGTTTGTAAAAAGTCGAGATAACCTGAACTTAAACCATTACGGCCTGTAGCACTAATGATGCCTTGGGTAATGGTTTGGCCTAAATTATATGGGTTGCCAATCGCTAACACGACATCACCTACTTGGGCTGGGTTATTTAGGTTTATTGGTACAATAGGGACATTATCCCCATCAATCTCGATTTTAAGTACGGCTAAATCGGTGATTTGATCTGAACCGACAACTTCTGAGGTAAACTTTCTACCATCTTGCAAAGCGATAACAATTTCATCAGCTTTTTTGATCACATGGTAGTTGGTTAAAATGTAGCCCTCTTTACTCATAATAACCCCAGAGCCAAGGCCTTGAAGTGAGCTTGAGTTAAGTGGAGAATTTTGATCTAAACTAAGACTGTAAATATTCACAACAGCAGGTGCTGCTCGTCTAACAGCACTAGCAAATGACAACTCGTTGTTATGTTGAGTGGTAGTGAGGCTATTATTGAAACTATTGTTGTTAGTGATTGAATTAACGAATAAGAATGCCGCAGCCATCACCAAACCAAATACCACAGCCTTACTTAGATAGAGAATAGTGTCTTTGAGATTCATGGGTCGACTACATTAGGAAAGTTAATCAAATATATTATCATGATTAAAAAAATTAAGCATCGTGGCTACACACCACGATGCTTAATTACAGTTTGATAACTAGAGGGTTATTAGCGTGTTATCTCAGTACTAAGTACATCAGTTTGTTATCACGCAACACCTTTAACGCCACAGCGCCCTGTGGGTTCTTAAGTGCTTCTTTTAATGTTTTTAGACTTTTCACTTTACTGCGGTTTAAACCGACGATTAAATCGCCTTTCTCAAGTCCATTTCTTGCTGCTGGAGAACCCTGAGCAACGTCAGTAATTTCGATTCCTTTACGGGTATCGTTAAGCTTCGCACCTTCAAGCATTGGATGAAGCGCATCGTCACCTGCGCCGCTACTAGAGGTTGATTCCCCCAATACTACGTTAGCGGTCTCTTCATCACCGTCACGGATGATGCCTATTTTAACTTTTGCTCCAGCGCCCATCGTGGCAACTTTTGCTCTGAGCTCTTGGAAGTTTTTAATCTTTTTACCATTAACGCTTACAATAATGTCGCCAGCTTCGATACCTGCTTTATCTGCAGCGCTATCTGGCATGACTTCACTGATAAAGCCACCGTGTTGGGTTTCTAAACCAAATGCCTTTGCGAGTTCATTATCTAAATCACGTCCAGTTACTCCTAATACACCGCGTTTAACTTCACCGTGCTCAATAATTTGATTAATCAGGTTATTGACCATATTGGCAGGAATAGCAAAACCAATCCCGACGTTACCGCCACTTGGAGCAACGATTGCAGTATTGATACCTATAAGCTCACCATTTAAATTAACGAGTGCGCCACCAGAATTACCACTATTAATCGCAGCGTCGGTTTGAATAAAGTTTTCCAGCATTTCA
This window of the Shewanella goraebulensis genome carries:
- the degS gene encoding outer membrane-stress sensor serine endopeptidase DegS, whose protein sequence is MNLKDTILYLSKAVVFGLVMAAAFLFVNSITNNNSFNNSLTTTQHNNELSFASAVRRAAPAVVNIYSLSLDQNSPLNSSSLQGLGSGVIMSKEGYILTNYHVIKKADEIVIALQDGRKFTSEVVGSDQITDLAVLKIEIDGDNVPIVPINLNNPAQVGDVVLAIGNPYNLGQTITQGIISATGRNGLSSGYLDFLQTDAAINAGNSGGALIDTGGELIGINTAAFQIGAEGGGHGINFAIPIKLAHSIMGKLITNGRVIRGALGISGEPLSPVMAQILNLPDLKGVLVTGVDPNGPASKATLRPRDVIIQYAEESVPGVEMLMDRIAETTPGNKVNITIIREGKPIELPVVIGEKLPENI
- a CDS encoding DegQ family serine endoprotease; this translates as MKPKLTLLSAAILSASLSLMPALSQAAIPHAVDGQALPSLAPMLERTTPAVVSVAVSGTQVSKQQIPDVFKYFFGPNAPQEQVQERPFRGLGSGVIIDAKEGYIVTNNHVINGADEIKIGLHDGREIEAKLIGSDPESDIALLQIEAKNLTAIKQTNSDDIRVGDFAVAIGNPFGLGQTVTSGIVSALGRSGLGIEMLENFIQTDAAINSGNSGGALVNLNGELIGINTAIVAPSGGNVGIGFAIPANMVNNLINQIIEHGEVKRGVLGVTGRDLDNELAKAFGLETQHGGFISEVMPDSAADKAGIEAGDIIVSVNGKKIKNFQELRAKVATMGAGAKVKIGIIRDGDEETANVVLGESTSSSGAGDDALHPMLEGAKLNDTRKGIEITDVAQGSPAARNGLEKGDLIVGLNRSKVKSLKTLKEALKNPQGAVALKVLRDNKLMYLVLR